The Pseudomonadota bacterium genome segment GGAGCCGATGCGGAATTCCTCCAGCGCCTGATCCGCGGTAATAACGGTGACTTTTTCGATTCCAGGCCGGCCTTCCAATTCCTTCGCCAGCGTCTGCGCCCGGCGCTCGCTGACGCCCGGCTTCAGGTAAACCGACCATTCCAGCGTGCTTTCCCAGCCGCCGCTCAATGCGCGGCCGTTTTCGACCATCAGGTGCAAACCCGCCGGCATGGAAAGCGCAATACCGATGACCGATACGGTCATCAGGCTGGCAAGCGGCTGACGCCATAATCCACCGAGCGCACCCAGCAGGTTTTGCACATGCCTGAGCAGGTAACCCAGCACGCGGCCCGGGATACCGATTTTACCGCCGCGCGGACTTCTAGACCGCGCCATGAAGTGACCCCGCCGCTTCGCTGTCGTCCTGCAGGCGGCCCTCGTGCAAAACGATTCGTCTTTTGCCCATCCGCCGGATCAGTTCGATATTGTGGCTGGCGATCAACAAGGTGACGCCGACTTCGTTAAAGCGAGCAAACAGATTCATGATCTCGAGCGACAGCTCCGGATCCAGGTTGCCGGTCGGTTCGTCCGCGATCAAAAGGTCGGGTTTGCTAACGACCGCCCTGGCGATGCCGACTCTTTGCTGCTCACCCGTGGACAGCGCCATAGGCAGCAGTTTCTCCTTGCTCAGCAGACCAACCTGGTCGATGGCGGCCCTCACCCGTCGCGCGGTTTCCCGCCGGCCCATGCCGGCGATCACCAAAGGCAAGGCGACATTGTCGAACACAGTGCGATCCAGCAGAAGTTTGTGATCCTGGAAAACCATGCCGATTTTTCGGCGGTACGCGGGTATCCGGCGGCGGCTGACCCTGGCAGTGTTTTGTCCGTTGACGATTACCTGCCCTCGGGTCGGTCTTTCGATCAGCGCCAGCAACTTCAAAAGCGTACTCTTGCCGGCGCCCGAATGACCGGTCAGGAAAACCATCTCGCCTTTTTCGATGCCGAGACTCAGCTCGGACAAGGCTTCGCTACCGCCAGGATATCGCTTGCTGACATGCTCCAGCGTGATCACGCACTTCCTCCCGGGCCTGCCACGAGCGTGCGGGCAAATGTCCTGGCATCGAAAGGCCCGAGATCCCCGGCAGATTCACCGACGCCGATGAAGCGCAGCGGCAGCGACATTGTCTGTGCCAGCGCCACGACAATTCCACCCTTGGCCGTGCCATCCAGCTTGGTAACCACCAGGCCGCTCAGCCCGATCGCCTCGTCAAACTGCCGCGCCTGCGACAGGGCGTTCTGGCCGAGGCCCGCGTCAAGGACCAGCAGGGTTTCCTGCGGCGCATCGGCGTCGGCCTTGCGCATGACCCGACGGATTTTCCTTAGTTCTTCCATCAGGTGCGACTGGCTCTGCAAGCGGCCGGCCGTGTCGGCCAAAAGCACATCGATGCCACGCGCTTTCGCTGCCGCCATCGCGTCGAAAATTACCGCGGCCGGGTCGGCGCCCGGGTTTTGAGCAATCACCGGGACGTTGTTTCTTGCGCCCCAGACCTGGAGTTGCTCGGTCGCGGCTGCGCGGAATGTATCGCCCGCGGCCAGCATCACGCGATAGCCATCGCCGGTCAGCCGCCTGGCCAGCTTGCCGATGGTCGTGGTCTTGCCCGCACCGTTGACGCCAACGACCAGGATCGTGAACGGCCCCGTGCCGCGCGGTATCGACAACGGTTGCTCGCACCGCACAAGAATCTCGAACAGGCTTTCTTCCAGCGCGGCCAGCAGCGCATCCAGATCCTTCAGTTCCTTGCGCACGACTCGCTGGTTTAGCGCATCGATAACCTCGCGGGTTGCATCCACGCCGACATCGGCCAGCAGCAGCCGTGTTTCCAGTTCCTCCATGACCTCGTCATCGATCTTGCCGCCCGGGACAAAGTCGGTGATATCGCGAGTCAGCCAGGAGTCACCTTTATTAAGGCGTTGCCGCACTCGCTGCAAAAACCCTGCCGGGTTCTGTCGTGACTCATCCGTGGCTGCGTAGGATTTTCGTTTTAGCATCGGTGTAGAGTTTACTAACCTCTGTTAATGCTAACCAGTCGCGGGCAGGAATAAAAAAGGGCGGCCCAAAGGCCGCCCTTTTTTGTCCTACGTACGCAGTTCTATGGCTGGGTGGAAACCACCGCCGGATTACTGATCAAGATAACCAGGCCCCCACCGGGTATTCCGGCAGCCGCGTTCCCGGCATGGAAGACCACGGTCTCCGTCATCATCTCGATGGTTGCGGCGAGGCTGGCCGTGGGATCGAGCTGCGAGCCATGGCTGCCTTCGGTGAAACGAACCACACCCTGTGAGACGAAGTTCGGACAGGGGGCCGCTCCACCACAGGCCGCAGCCGAGATGCCGGATAGCCCCATGACGTCGATCAGGCGCTCGGTCGCGCTGTT includes the following:
- the ftsE gene encoding cell division ATP-binding protein FtsE, whose protein sequence is MITLEHVSKRYPGGSEALSELSLGIEKGEMVFLTGHSGAGKSTLLKLLALIERPTRGQVIVNGQNTARVSRRRIPAYRRKIGMVFQDHKLLLDRTVFDNVALPLVIAGMGRRETARRVRAAIDQVGLLSKEKLLPMALSTGEQQRVGIARAVVSKPDLLIADEPTGNLDPELSLEIMNLFARFNEVGVTLLIASHNIELIRRMGKRRIVLHEGRLQDDSEAAGSLHGAV
- the ftsY gene encoding signal recognition particle-docking protein FtsY — protein: MLKRKSYAATDESRQNPAGFLQRVRQRLNKGDSWLTRDITDFVPGGKIDDEVMEELETRLLLADVGVDATREVIDALNQRVVRKELKDLDALLAALEESLFEILVRCEQPLSIPRGTGPFTILVVGVNGAGKTTTIGKLARRLTGDGYRVMLAAGDTFRAAATEQLQVWGARNNVPVIAQNPGADPAAVIFDAMAAAKARGIDVLLADTAGRLQSQSHLMEELRKIRRVMRKADADAPQETLLVLDAGLGQNALSQARQFDEAIGLSGLVVTKLDGTAKGGIVVALAQTMSLPLRFIGVGESAGDLGPFDARTFARTLVAGPGGSA